The Duganella sp. BuS-21 sequence GGGTGAGCTGACCGAGTTCCTGACCTTCATCACCATCCTGCACCAGCCCTTGCGCCAGATCGGCATGGTGGTCAACGCCAGCGCCCGCGCCACCAGCTCCGGCGCGCGGCTGTTCGACGTGCTGGATGCGCAGCCCGAGATTGGCGACCGCCCCGGCGCTGAACAGATCGCGCGTGGCGCCGGTGTGCTGCGCTTCGAACAGGTGGGCTTCGGCTACAGCCCTGGCGGACGCAGGGTGCTGGAAGACATCAGCTTCGAACTGCATCCGGGCCAGGTGCTGGGCATCGTCGGTGCGCCGGGCAGCGGCAAGTCGACACTGGCGCACCTGATCCCGCGCTTCTACGACGTCGGCGAAGGCCGCATCACGCTCGGTGGCCGCGACATCCGCGATATCGAACTGGCGTCTTTGCGGCGCGAGGTAGCGCTGGTACAGCAGGAGAACTTCCTGTTCAACACCTCGGTACACCACAACGTCGCCTATTCCGTCCCCGACGCCGGCCAGCCGCCGGTGATCGCGGCTGCGCAAGTAGCGCAAATCCACGATCACGTCGACCAGCTGCCGAAACAATACGGCACGCGCGTCGGCGAACGTGGCGTGGCGCTGTCGGGTGGGCAGCGGCAGCGCATGACCATCGCGCGCGCTTTGCTGGACCATCCATCGGTGCTGGTGCTGGACGATTCCACCGCTGCCATCGACGCCGTCACCGAGCAGCGCGTGCGTGGCGCCATCAGCGAAGCGATGCGCCACGCGGCCACCATCATCATCGCCCATCGACTGAGCTCCCTGCGCCACGCGGACCACATCCTGGTGCTGGATCATGGCCGCATCGTGGAACGCGGCACGCATGTCGAGCTGCTGGCGCGCGACGGCTGCTATGCCGAGCTATGGCGCCTGCAGCACCGCGCCGCCAAATCGGGCGCCGAACGCGCAGCGGCACCGCAGCAGCTGCAAGACGAAGACGAACAGGAATTGCAATCATGAGTATTCAGAAAGCCGACGCGGTCGAAGCGCTGCTGCGCGACCGTGGCGAAGAGGTTTTCAAGCGTTTCGACCTTGGCGTCAGCGCACGCCTGTGGCGCTTCATGCATCCGCAGCGCTGGGCATTCGCCGTGGTGCTGCTCACTGTGGCGCTGTACACGGCGGTGCAGGTGGCGATTCCAGTGGCGGTGCGGCACGCGGTGGACAGCGCCCTTGGCCAGTCAAGCTTCAGCTTCCAGCTGGTGCTGGCCGGCTTCGCGCTGCTCATCGTGCTCAACGCCGGCCTGACCTTCCTGCAGGAGTGGCTGGCCGCGCGCCTGGCGCAAACCGTCATCTTCGACCTGCGCCGCGCCATGTTCGAGCATCTGCAGCGGCTGTCGCTGTCCATCATGGACCGCACCCAGGTGGGCCGGCTGATGTCGCGCCTCCAGGGCGACGTTAATTCGCTGCAGGAGTTCATGGAAACCTCGGTCTCGGCACTCAGCGATCTGTTCCTGCTGATCGGGATCATCGCGCTGCTGCTGACCATGAACGTGGAACTGGGCCTGCTCACGCTGTGCGTGCTGCCGGCGCTGCTGCTGATACGGCTGGTGTGGCTGCCGTGGGCGCGCAAGGCCTTCACCCGCGCGCGCGAAGCATCGTCCAGCGTCAACGCGGCGCTGGCGGAAAACATCAACGGCATCCGCACCGTGCAGGAGAACCGCCGCGAGCAGGTCAACTTCGAGCGCTACACGGTTCGCGCCAAGGAAAACCTGGCGGCGCAGGTGGAATCCTCGCTGGCTTCGCAGGTAATGGTGCCCACCGTCGACATTCTGACCGGCGTCGCGATGGCCATCGTGGTGGTGGTCGGCGGCCGCGCGGTGGTGGCGGGGGAGCTCGATGTCGGCGTGATCGTCGCCTTCATCTTCTGCGTACA is a genomic window containing:
- a CDS encoding ABC transporter ATP-binding protein/permease, with product MSETSNRPVPPQHAETIDVQAMPKILGRLVVLAARYPGRCAAALSCALGAAIFNLIMPQLLGRAVDQAGHLLPRAVAATTATTGGTELALLITALLIVATCAIRGVLTGLQGYYGETLAQKVGYDLRLAYYDKLQQLSFSYHDRIHTGELIARGMLDLEGVRAFLEFGVLRVLTLLLLLGIGSWRLLSLDVGLGLLALSFAPYVLVNAVTAGLRLRVSWQRLQKMMAELTLRMEENLQGVRVVRAFHAVRAEMSRFDEISQRALRLSNARITTRMRSMSSMTLAYYISMALVLWVGGQRVAAGTTTVGELTEFLTFITILHQPLRQIGMVVNASARATSSGARLFDVLDAQPEIGDRPGAEQIARGAGVLRFEQVGFGYSPGGRRVLEDISFELHPGQVLGIVGAPGSGKSTLAHLIPRFYDVGEGRITLGGRDIRDIELASLRREVALVQQENFLFNTSVHHNVAYSVPDAGQPPVIAAAQVAQIHDHVDQLPKQYGTRVGERGVALSGGQRQRMTIARALLDHPSVLVLDDSTAAIDAVTEQRVRGAISEAMRHAATIIIAHRLSSLRHADHILVLDHGRIVERGTHVELLARDGCYAELWRLQHRAAKSGAERAAAPQQLQDEDEQELQS
- a CDS encoding ABC transporter ATP-binding protein/permease, whose translation is MSIQKADAVEALLRDRGEEVFKRFDLGVSARLWRFMHPQRWAFAVVLLTVALYTAVQVAIPVAVRHAVDSALGQSSFSFQLVLAGFALLIVLNAGLTFLQEWLAARLAQTVIFDLRRAMFEHLQRLSLSIMDRTQVGRLMSRLQGDVNSLQEFMETSVSALSDLFLLIGIIALLLTMNVELGLLTLCVLPALLLIRLVWLPWARKAFTRAREASSSVNAALAENINGIRTVQENRREQVNFERYTVRAKENLAAQVESSLASQVMVPTVDILTGVAMAIVVVVGGRAVVAGELDVGVIVAFIFCVQRFFDPIRTLTMQYTVMQRAMASAQRIFEVLDVPVTLSDREDARPLSTAPPSITFEHVNFGYVPGQPVLHDLNLHIAPYQTVALVGATGSGKTSIAALIHRFYDVWSGSVRVAGDDVRELTQESLGQGVGMVLQEPFLFSGTVEENVRYGVGGATHEQIVAACKAVHAHDFIVALPQGYDTPLGQRGRNLSVGQRQLLSFARALLASPKILILDEATANIDSFTELKIQSALELLRKGRTTIIIAHRLATVRDADLIVVLKHGRIAEQGNHQQLLARNGIYAGLHASSSASFDDLPST